DNA sequence from the Nicotiana tomentosiformis chromosome 3, ASM39032v3, whole genome shotgun sequence genome:
agaatatttattattatgtttaATTCATAGGAAAGCCCAAGCGTATTTAATGGAAAGCCCGTTTCTGGAGACTTCTTTCTTCAACCTTAGCGTTAAGAGAGAGTTGCTCATCTCTTCTCGgactcctccttctctctctccGCCCCAATAATGCTAAGGTTCCTTGTCCCGACGAAACAGTgctcttcttttcttttgaaGAAACATAtctttttcatattttcttacTTTGAACATAAATCTAATACTACCCTTTTGTATTAAAGGggtttggttttggatttttggtaCAAGGCTGAGCTTTGTATTTAATTCGTCGACAAAGACAGAAAATTTTCTGGAGTTCGGTTTTTCTTGATCGGTTTTGCACATATAAGGTGCAAGTGTTGAATTTCAGAATGGCAGGTGAAGAGAAAAGCAATGATTTTTATGCAGTTTTGGGGTTGAAGAAGGAATGCACTGCAACAGAGCTTAAGAACGCTTACAAGAAACTTGCACTGGTCAGATTTTGAACCGAAAAAAAAAATCCACTTCTTTTGTGTTGCTCCTTTATCTTTTCAACAATCAGTAGGGTCTCTAGACTCTCTCTCCTCTTTTTTATTTCCCTTTTAATTAGTcctggaaaaaaaaattgaatcttGATCATGAAACAGAGTCAATCGACATTACAAAAATGTGATTTTTATTTTCTGCATGCTATAACTATTAGTCCTGCAATGTACCGTTACATGTCGTTTTACAAAATGTCCAAATTGTCGTGGCCTATTTGTTATCAATTAAAGGAGCTGGTTTGGCCGAGATTATTCATTATGATTTATGGGAGATTATATATGAGTAGAATGTATTTTACCAGCCAATTTTCCCAGTAGTCGAAGTCATTATTCTTTTATCAAGCCATTGATACTTATTTGACTAGTAATACGCAGTTAGTCTGTTTCGAAATTTTTCTTTCTAACAGGTAAAATTGTATTCTTGTTTTTATAGAAATGGCACCCAGATCGATACTCAGCATCAGGGAATTTGAAGTTCGTGGATGAGGCTAAGAAGAAATTTCAGGCCATTCAAGAAGCCTATTCTGGTAATTGCAATGCATTTTTTAGTTGCGCCGTACATTTTTgtactttgttcatcaaaatGTTTTGTCCTGCTAGTGCTAGCTAATAGTAAATGACCTCTGAGAATTGGAGTTACTAAAATTCAATTATTTGCAGTGCTATCGGATGCCAACAAAAGGTTTCTGTACGATGTAGGAGTTTATGACTCTGGTGATGATGACGACCAAAATGTAATCACTCTTTCTTTTATTATTATCTCGTGTTTAAGGTTCAAGTCATGTTGCCTGTTACTTGATAAAATTGGGGGGCGGGGTTAtttatttttttccaattttttctcATGCTTGTAACAGGCATTTTCATGTCGACTCTGGTCATTTTCATGTTCCGTTTGTTTTTACATTTGAGAGGGTTACATGTGATGTTCATGTTGTATCTCAAGAAATGGGCTCACATTAGATTATTTAACATATTATTGGTGTTAATCAAGTCAGGGCTATTAGGACGAAGAAGAAAAAGGTGCTTTTTTAGTGTTCTTTTTGTGTTACCGTGCAAAAGTATCTTGAGTTTCATAAAAAAGGTCATAGACAGCCATTATTCCAGGGGAAAGGAGATAATTCTACTTTGAGGGCTGAACATGAAAAAATTAGTTTCTTCTAATCATGTGTCGTTGATTCAATTGATGATAGATTCTGATCTTTATCCCAAAATATTTAGTTTAACTTATATGATATTGGATCAAGCAGGTTCTGCATGCTCAATTTTAAGTGGATATTGTTGTGCAGGGAATGGGTGATTTTCTGAATGAAATGGCAGCTATGATGAACCAAAATAAGTCTAATGTGAGTTCCATTTTCCCTTTTCTTCTTCATTATATTTACATTGAGAAACTCCCTCAAAAGATAAAGAAAATGGGGAGTACGAATTTTTGTTGCTATAATCTAGTAAGAGACTGTGTGCACTCTTCTATTCATAAAATTTAAGATGTTTGTTGAACAAATCGCGACATCATTTTCACATTGCTGGCTGTTAAAACTGAAGTCTAGGTGGGGAACCTAATACTTGGGCTTGTTGGCTCAGATTTGTTTGTATAGTAGTACTATCTTCTTTTTAACATAAACAAGTGGCTAAGAGGTGGCAATGGTGTTCAAATGTAGTTGTGTGAATTGACAGGAAAATCAGGGAGAAACCTTCGAGGAATTGCAGGATCTGTTTGAGGAAATGTTCCAAAGCGATGTTGggacattttcttcttcttcttgtcgGAGTGAAACTCCTTCTATGTGTTCAACTTCATCATCTACATCATTCAGTGAGCCTTTTTTAAGCTTCTCCAACAAAAGGAGTTCTTCTGAGATGAGCTCGGGTAGTGTAAAGGATGATTCTTGCCAGTTCCAAGGATTTTGTGTAGGGGTTGGTTCCTTTTCCTTTCTGCTGAAATATAGTCTATCTTTCTACCGTTTATTTTCTCGTCGGTTGTGTTTTCAATTTGTGTGTTTGTTTTTTATACTTGAAGACAGGTAGTACAGGCGGAAAATGCCAGGAAAGAGAAAGGAGCCGGAGGAAAAATACCGGGAATGGCCGGAGGTAATACGAGGGACGCCAAAAGGCAAAGGGTTGTATCAAGGGAGAGCTTTTGATTCAATGATTGTTTCTAATCCTAAGAAATAGATTACGTAGCACAACCTAATTAATTGGTTTGCATCTTAGCCCTGAATTAAAATCTAAGTATTTGGAAGCTTTTGTAGTTATTTAAGTGGGCGCTAGATAAATATTTGGTTGGTGAAGGTGGCTTTTACGGAATTTAGGGCCTTAGCTAAGTGGTTCCAGTGGCTATTGCCAGTAAGTTACATCCTTAAAATTTTGGATGCATCCTGTAACAAGCTTTTTTTTATGCTTTGGCTTTTGACCCTTTTGCTAATTTATGGGATGCTGTTGTTGGCAAATTAGTTTTACGGCAACAGAAAACATTGCAAAATTGTGTTGGAGGCGAACGATGTCATACTGTAACGAAATATGCAAAAATTGGTCATGTGAACAAGTGTGTCTGCAGAGTATTGAATTCGAGTATTGAACTTCTAGTAATGAAACTCAAAAAACGAAGACGCAACAAATAATAGTATGTgctgttataagaaaaattaaattatggtggatgtttaCTCtttctccatgatcttctcaaatgattAATTACATATGcaatgacatatttttttgtttaatgacatattcaatgacatatttttttttattttttatgtctaTATAAAGGttttgtaatagataggaaaatacacacgaaaatctctttcttctctctatctccattttttGTTCGTGTTTTACTAAacacgaattgctcatttcatgatcttctacgtcaagactatgtaaattataagcagacaatgagatcaagtacaatgaaaaatgtcttggatgataatacaaagataagttttacatccatctaaactcatttatactttcatatctttgcattaactttatgtgcagtgtttagtaaaaatatttttttcaattgtatccagtgaaataaataactgaaaaggtatgtctttatttgctacatctcttataggatAAAGATAATATTACGacgtatatatatgttctaaccttttacatactatgatagataattattaaagtaatttagtaataatatttttaccataacatgatgtatttcattgaaagcaaaattggcatatatcctaactagcatttttgttgcagaggaactgtttcaagattgaaatagttatatatgtcttcttgaaagttaatttacttatgcctataattatgaagtaataatattttaaaggctcgagtgcgagtcctagtaaattttggcctattatgccaaagattgagggtaagacgatgggttcatgtcccaacgcactatgttgatgaaaagacattggattcaagttccaacgcattatggcctagcatgcctttatatgggtaaggcattgggtttgagtcttaatgcaccatattgataataataataataactaaagaaaaataatgttattttcatgaaaaagcatgaagcttgtcccacttgatttgctccattcttgaagtgaatgtgatagcagtgcatgataagtctaaataaggacaagtggttgaccaatgaatgtgggcgtgcgaaaggccaaaataataatagttatcactatggtaattataaaaagagagaaattctttgaagagaatgtgacttgtgataaacattgagattgcatactcattcctgaaagtgaatgtgaaaatatatatatgataaagattatgcataataatgtacttgtgcatggttggataaatactacaactcacctctaagggaggtttgagacaaagaaagataatgaatattattgtgtagttacatgaatatatcattggtcgcatgcatgtgatacgccaaaaatattttgtcatgccttatgaaagttattaaaagcaaaattaaagcaagaaattattttgcttgtgatgattttgaacatgacaattattatgatatgattctctttgtgaaggagacattcattatatggatggtgtgacaaaagatcttgtagtacaaaagcagttaagaactctgaaagaactaatttgttactacctggataaatgaaattgttcatgacattaatattgtagtaagtctcaaaagaaatattttgatttacaaatatattagccaaagtggttggcatattgagactacaaatgaaaagaagattgaatatctttatattactataatcataccgggtaaatatgaaaggttacctacttttcttctatttgtactacacaagtataagcatgatgatgcaatcacaagccacaagtaaactagaggtttactgaaataaatattagttggcatgaccggttgaccatctcggttcaattatgatgcgaaaaaattaattgagaattaaattggcatatattgaagaaatataagattcttcaagaattctcttgtgctgcttattctcatgatataccagctaaggttgggattgaatcccttaatttctgaacgaataaaaggtgataaatatatgggcccagtcaccttccatgtggaccgttactattatatgattttaatagatgtatctattctatggtcacatgtgcatttgttatcaacttgtagtttggcttttgcaagattgattgctcaaattattagagcacagttcgagaatataaattatgatgatttatcttgataatactggtttaaatccaagttggtttagcagaaattgtatgcctccaattatatctaaaccattggttatgagaacaaaattgtcaaaataaaatttggtatgtgatgtattatttaatatacaacaacacttgtacgcatctaaccaagttatgataagttctccctatcacaatcggttcagggtcaggaaccaaataatttccatctacaaatatgaatgtgctatatgatttaattgttctaccacaatgcacaaagatggatcctcAAATAAGACTAgagatatgtgttggtgatcccaacaatatggggagaaaatgggcagctgaaaaagtaatgtaTGTAAttaattattatgagtacatcgagatcctcgtacgagaaaatgtgaacttgaagttcaagtgataattcatttgcaaaatattgccaggcgtatttgctgacccaaagctaaatgtcatattcaactGCTAatactccaaataaaataaagttcataatgaatagagtctgtggcatgcataaaacataatagactaatcggttccaaagataaaactctttGAAGAAAGAGATGAGCAAATATTCAatatgatcataataaggaggcaagtgctctagaagagcaccacgacataacacttcataagacctcatgggagaggctcaggtacctgaaaataataagataaagagatctcaataagttatgtctttattgggtaatagtagaaccgatataaaatgatcgtcgacgatattgttaatataatgtagcgctcaatattattaatattgacgaggatcttgagctcaaatctatcataaaatttggacagataaatgattagccaaataaaaaatatgcaatgaaaattgatttcacatgaaaaatatgaagttggacggatagtcccaacacctgaaagtataaagccagtggaggtataaatttgttcttgtgcggaaaaaaaaaggtcaaaccgatagacataaagacgacttgtgtcacaagaagatttgtaaatatcctggcattgattatatagagacacgttctcctgtggtggatgtcgtcatttcaggttttaatctggcaatacaagaaaaatgtgataatgaaaatcattgaaggatttaaattgttctgaagcatattaaggtttccaagaaatttattaaataaagcttcaaaaattcttatacggattgaaacaatcatgacgcatgtggtataatcgcctgagtgagtacctgttgaaagaagggtagaagaatgattcaatttgtccttgtgtctttataaaaagatctggatctaaatttgttataatcaccgtgtatgttaatgatttaaatatcattggaactcctagggagcttcctaaagcagtagagcttcctaaagtagtagactatttaaagaaagaatttgaaatgaaagatcttggaaagacaaaaatTTATCTTGGtttacaaattgagtatatgaaagataaaatttttgtccatcaatcagcatacactaaaatgattttaaagctaatttatatggataaagcacatccattccgacctcatgaaaataatgaagaactTCTTGTTCCCGACGTactatatcttagtgcaattggtgcattaatgtatctttctaacattacaaggtctgacataactttttcagttaatgtcttaacaagatatagctctgcttcTACAAGGAAACATTAAAATGGAATCAAAcatatattgcggtatctaaaagggactaccgatatggtattattttatggcaatgattgcagtcctgatcttgttggttatgccgatgctgggtatttatatgactcacaaaaggttcgatctcaaacaggctatgtgtttacatatggaggcactgccatatcttggcaaccgactaagcaatcaatcgtggctacttcatctaatcatgttgagataattgctattcatgaagcaagtcgagaatgtgtatggttgaggtctataatacaccttatttgagacaaatatggtttgaagtgtgataaactacccacaattttgtatgaagacaatgcagcatgcatagcccagttgaagggaggattcataaagggggataggacaaagcacatttcaccaaagttatttttcacacatgatcttcaaaagaatggtgatatcaatgtgcaacagatccgttcaagtgataatatggttgatttgtttaccaaatctctaccgacgtcaaccttcaagaaactagtatacaagattgagatgcgaaggctcaagggtgtgaattgatgctctcatcagggggagttaatacgcgttgtactcttttttccttacaaggttttgtcccattgggttttccttgcaaggtttttaacaaggcaaccaaaaggcgtatttctaaacatgtgtactttttttccttcactaggattttttttcccatagaattttttcctaataaggttttaacgaggcacattatctatggacatccaagggggagtgttataagaaaaattaaattatggtgggtgtctactcttcctccatgatcttctcaaatgcttaatgacatattcaatgacatatttctttgcttaatgacatattcaatgacatatttttcttcacttttcatgcctatataaaggccttgtaatagataggaaaatacacacaattgaagaagaaaatctctttcttctctatctccatttcttgttcatgttttactaaattgcttttattttataacaacatgtcttgttcatgttttactaagttgcttttattttataacatgtgCAATAAAGTTGCCTCTTCTTGCTTAAACTTGAGAATGTATGTTCAACTCTCTTTCACCCTCTTTATATCATGTAATGTTGATGATGGAATATATATTATTCACTAACAAATATTAGAGAGTAGACCAATATGGTTATCATACGTTGGTTATCCGTACGTTTTTTGCATTGTTTCTAAACCCTACATATCTGTTTCGACCCGACTGTTTGCCACACTTACAAACTCTAAACGTGGATTTCAACATACACACACTGATGTATTGGTGTAAGTCTCCTTAAAAGTTTCTCCTCTTCTTTCCTTTTCTATATTTACATACTAAGGAAACGACAATATAAGAGGGCCAACAAGTGGCCACTCAAATCAACTTGGGTATTGATTAGTTAAAAGATGAGAGTTGAAAGTAAAAAAGGTGGTAGTTCCCTAAAAACCATCCAAATCAGCTTGTCAAAAAGTTGAATGAACTTTGA
Encoded proteins:
- the LOC104109356 gene encoding uncharacterized protein isoform X2; amino-acid sequence: MAGEEKSNDFYAVLGLKKECTATELKNAYKKLALKWHPDRYSASGNLKFVDEAKKKFQAIQEAYSVLSDANKRFLYDVGVYDSGDDDDQNGMGDFLNEMAAMMNQNKSNENQGETFEELQDLFEEMFQSDVGTFSSSSCRSETPSMCSTSSSTSFSEPFLSFSNKRSSSEMSSGSVKDDSCQFQGFCVGTGSTGGKCQERERSRRKNTGNGRR
- the LOC104109356 gene encoding uncharacterized protein isoform X1; the encoded protein is MAGEEKSNDFYAVLGLKKECTATELKNAYKKLALKWHPDRYSASGNLKFVDEAKKKFQAIQEAYSVLSDANKRFLYDVGVYDSGDDDDQNGMGDFLNEMAAMMNQNKSNENQGETFEELQDLFEEMFQSDVGTFSSSSCRSETPSMCSTSSSTSFSEPFLSFSNKRSSSEMSSGSVKDDSCQFQGFCVGVVQAENARKEKGAGGKIPGMAGGNTRDAKRQRVVSRESF